A region from the Lentisphaera profundi genome encodes:
- a CDS encoding IS30 family transposase, which translates to MTYEHLSLEERHYLEIELKAGTSITKIAKNLNRSTSTLSRELKRNKGLRGYRNKQANDFAQERHKVKPKAIKLTEEVKDYIDEHLLKDWSPEQIVGRLKDDQSILLHHETVYQYILRDKESGGELYKLLRHQNKTYRKRYGNQHSRNGIPNRVDIDERPEAANKRERVGDWEMDTIIGKAHKGAIVTMDDRKSKLRLALPVSHKKATLVKDAIISLLTPIKDLVHTLTFDNGKEFTQHETISKELECNSYFAKPYHSWERGQNENANGLLRQYFPKSMALDGISENEVIIAVDKLNSRPRKCLKFKTPYEVFENLTGINLRKSVGVALTT; encoded by the coding sequence ATGACATATGAACATCTGAGTCTTGAAGAAAGACACTACCTTGAAATTGAATTAAAGGCAGGCACATCGATCACTAAAATAGCAAAAAACTTAAATCGTAGTACAAGCACACTTTCACGAGAACTTAAACGTAATAAAGGTCTCCGTGGTTATCGAAACAAGCAAGCCAATGACTTTGCTCAAGAAAGACACAAAGTGAAACCAAAGGCTATTAAACTAACTGAAGAAGTTAAGGACTATATAGATGAGCATTTACTCAAGGATTGGAGCCCCGAACAAATTGTAGGTCGACTAAAAGATGACCAATCCATCTTACTTCATCATGAAACAGTTTATCAATATATTCTTAGAGATAAAGAATCAGGAGGTGAGCTATATAAGCTTCTACGTCATCAGAATAAAACTTATCGCAAACGTTATGGCAACCAGCATAGTCGTAATGGGATTCCCAATCGTGTGGATATAGACGAACGACCTGAGGCAGCTAATAAGCGAGAGCGTGTAGGCGACTGGGAGATGGATACTATTATAGGAAAAGCTCATAAAGGAGCCATTGTAACTATGGATGATCGAAAATCAAAACTGCGTCTAGCATTGCCTGTGTCTCATAAGAAAGCCACGCTTGTGAAAGATGCAATAATCTCTTTGCTAACACCGATCAAAGATTTGGTTCATACTCTTACATTTGATAATGGAAAAGAATTTACTCAGCATGAGACTATCTCCAAGGAATTGGAATGTAATAGTTATTTTGCTAAACCATATCACTCATGGGAACGAGGCCAAAACGAGAATGCTAATGGATTGTTACGGCAATACTTTCCTAAGTCTATGGCGCTTGATGGTATCAGTGAAAATGAAGTCATTATTGCGGTTGATAAACTTAATAGTAGACCTCGAAAATGTCTGAAATTTAAGACGCCATATGAAGTTTTTGAAAATTTAACTGGAATTAACTTAAGAAAATCAGTAGGTGTTGCACTTACTACTTGA
- a CDS encoding IS91 family transposase yields METRTEHSVGEIFRRFGQTYEGNHSLLKEQRKTLQDIAMCRTAYLGGHNEVCCKCGSERPVYNSCGNTNCPMCQGIRRRRWLNERLDELLPVSYFHSIFTLPHELNPIARFNQREIYNLLFRTAADSLLHLSKKYHDSIPVIIATLHTWGQDLCLHPHVHILVTSGGMKKDGTWKAGREDYLFDIFEASAEFKKRFLRKLKSLYKHKKLVNTQDFTEIYKIIEGKSWVVNIQKPFSGAEVVVEYLSRYVYRSAIANSRITAVENSFISFDIKDYKDLDEKGIARHKDIRMKPQEFIRRFMQHVLPKGFRRSRFYGLFAGAQRTTSKEYCKILFAELLKEFKANERFKDEAWQPKVCDCCGNSDFKRGNDLQNERPPPILFHYRRGKLHA; encoded by the coding sequence ATGGAAACGAGAACAGAACATAGTGTGGGAGAAATCTTCAGACGTTTTGGTCAAACTTATGAAGGCAATCATTCTTTATTAAAAGAACAACGAAAAACACTACAAGATATAGCTATGTGCCGGACAGCCTATCTTGGAGGACATAATGAAGTATGTTGTAAATGCGGAAGTGAACGACCCGTCTATAATTCATGCGGGAATACCAATTGTCCAATGTGTCAGGGAATACGTCGAAGAAGATGGTTAAATGAACGACTCGATGAATTACTCCCTGTATCTTATTTTCACAGCATTTTCACTCTGCCCCATGAACTGAATCCTATCGCAAGATTTAACCAACGAGAAATTTATAATTTACTGTTCAGAACTGCTGCAGATAGCTTACTTCACCTGAGTAAAAAATATCATGATTCAATACCTGTAATTATAGCGACACTTCATACCTGGGGCCAAGATTTATGCCTCCATCCTCACGTACATATATTGGTCACAAGTGGAGGAATGAAAAAAGATGGAACATGGAAAGCAGGAAGAGAAGATTATTTATTTGACATTTTTGAAGCCTCCGCAGAATTCAAAAAACGATTTCTCCGAAAACTCAAGAGTCTCTATAAACATAAGAAGTTAGTTAACACACAAGATTTCACTGAAATATATAAAATCATCGAAGGAAAATCTTGGGTCGTCAATATCCAAAAACCATTCTCAGGAGCTGAAGTAGTGGTCGAGTACTTGAGTCGTTATGTTTATCGAAGTGCAATAGCGAACAGTAGAATTACGGCAGTTGAAAATTCATTCATAAGTTTTGATATCAAAGATTATAAAGATTTGGACGAGAAAGGAATTGCTCGACATAAAGATATCAGAATGAAACCCCAGGAATTCATCAGAAGATTTATGCAGCATGTACTTCCTAAAGGATTTCGGAGATCAAGATTTTATGGCCTTTTTGCAGGAGCTCAACGAACTACCAGTAAGGAATACTGTAAGATACTCTTTGCTGAACTACTAAAAGAATTCAAAGCTAACGAAAGATTCAAAGATGAAGCTTGGCAACCCAAAGTCTGTGATTGCTGTGGTAATAGTGATTTTAAACGTGGAAATGACCTTCAAAATGAAAGACCTCCACCAATACTCTTTCATTATAGAAGGGGGAAATTACATGCATAA